A segment of the Romeriopsis navalis LEGE 11480 genome:
TTCAGCTTGCGCATAAGCTGATAAATATCATCAAATAAGGGACTACCCTCATAAAGATGCTTAAAACTCATCTCTAATACGCAGTACTTCGCATGGGCCATTGTTTCGAGACCACCGGAAATAACCTTCTCTTCAAACCCCTGCACGTCAATCTTCACCACATCCGGCTGCGGCAGATTATTCTGCTTAATATAGTCATCCAAACACAGTACAGGTACCTTAATTTGAGTCCGCGCCTCGGTACCAGGGAACTCATCACTATGCAATGAGGCGATCGGCAACAGCGAACTGCTATCCGAGCGATGACTAATGTTCATCAACGCCACCCCCGTCTCATTGCCGAGTGCCACATTATGACATTTAACTTTCTTGGAAGTCGCAAATCGGGCTTGCAGCGCCTGATAGACATCCGGAATTGGTTCAAAGGCTTGAATCGAAGCAACATTAGCCAGCTTTTCCAGACAAGCGGAGACAATTCCCTTTGCTGCCCCAATGTCATACACAACCAAATCTTCCCCTTGCAAGGTTGATTGCAACTTTAAATAGAACTCACGCTCTTCTGCCGTTAATGGCTCAGAGACAGTTGCCTGGCTCTTCTGAAAC
Coding sequences within it:
- a CDS encoding FkbM family methyltransferase, with the protein product MNSLMTNAALWLHIQHSKTYSYYKFQKSQATVSEPLTAEEREFYLKLQSTLQGEDLVVYDIGAAKGIVSACLEKLANVASIQAFEPIPDVYQALQARFATSKKVKCHNVALGNETGVALMNISHRSDSSSLLPIASLHSDEFPGTEARTQIKVPVLCLDDYIKQNNLPQPDVVKIDVQGFEEKVISGGLETMAHAKYCVLEMSFKHLYEGSPLFDDIYQLMRKLNFRLVGMTDPLTGASGEQFQVDGIFERQTD